A region of Planococcus sp. MSAK28401 DNA encodes the following proteins:
- a CDS encoding ABC transporter ATP-binding protein translates to MNTAETLPPKPEILLELHNVKKYFPIKSGVLKRVTGNVKAVESVSLKLYKGESLGVVGESGCGKSTLGRTILGLEDLTDGKIQFDQQEIQDLKKKEKKKFVKEMQMIFQDPYASLNPRQRVGHALDEVFRMHTDMPAQERKTAVMDLLTEVGLKAEHYDRYPHEFSGGQRQRIGIARAIALNPQFIICDEAVSALDVSVQAQVLKLLKTLQDKYDLSYLFISHDLGVVRYFCDRVLVMYLGNTVEMGDVSSIFKNPLHPYTQALLSAIPRPTVKAKKERVRLVGEMPNPANPPTGCPFHTRCPIAQDVCKVDKPEFIEHRENHFAACHFAG, encoded by the coding sequence ATGAACACAGCAGAGACCTTGCCGCCAAAACCTGAAATCCTGTTGGAACTTCATAATGTGAAGAAATACTTTCCGATCAAAAGCGGCGTATTGAAGCGAGTCACCGGGAACGTCAAAGCGGTGGAATCGGTGTCGTTGAAATTGTATAAAGGCGAAAGCCTCGGCGTCGTCGGGGAATCTGGCTGCGGAAAGTCCACCCTCGGGCGTACGATCCTCGGTCTGGAAGACCTGACCGACGGCAAAATCCAGTTCGACCAACAGGAAATTCAGGACCTGAAAAAGAAAGAAAAAAAGAAATTCGTCAAGGAAATGCAGATGATTTTCCAGGATCCTTACGCTTCACTGAATCCGCGCCAGCGCGTAGGGCATGCACTCGATGAAGTGTTCCGCATGCATACCGATATGCCGGCACAGGAGCGCAAAACCGCTGTCATGGATTTACTGACAGAAGTGGGCTTGAAAGCTGAGCATTACGACCGCTACCCCCACGAATTCAGCGGCGGGCAGCGCCAGCGCATCGGCATCGCGAGAGCCATCGCGCTCAACCCGCAGTTCATCATCTGCGACGAAGCGGTATCGGCGTTGGACGTATCGGTTCAGGCACAAGTGCTGAAGCTGTTAAAAACCTTGCAGGATAAATACGATTTGTCCTATTTGTTCATCTCGCACGATCTTGGGGTGGTCCGCTATTTCTGCGACCGCGTCCTGGTCATGTACTTAGGGAACACGGTGGAAATGGGCGATGTCTCGAGCATCTTCAAAAACCCGTTGCACCCGTACACGCAAGCGTTGTTGTCAGCGATTCCAAGGCCGACTGTCAAAGCGAAAAAAGAACGCGTCCGCTTGGTCGGTGAAATGCCCAATCCGGCAAATCCGCCGACAGGCTGTCCGTTCCACACGCGCTGCCCGATTGCACAGGACGTGTGCAAAGTCGACAAGCCTGAGTTTATCGAACACCGGGAAAATCATTTTGCAGCGTGTCATTTTGCAGGATAA
- a CDS encoding ABC transporter ATP-binding protein yields the protein MTHALLEVKNLVTSFRTSGGTVQAVKDVSFHVHKGETLCIVGESGCGKSITSLSVMRLLPSNGEIESGEILLDNEPLQQLSADQMRKLRGNRMSMIFQEPMTALNPVLTIGYQLREPLMLHKGISKKDASQQGIELLRQVGIPNPEKRLNQYPHELSGGMRQRVMIAMSLACNPSLLIADEPTTALDVTIQAQILDLINDLKKDFDMGVMMITHDMGVVAEVADRVMVMYAGKKIEEGPVEEIFENPQHPYTRGLLNSVPNVDDPDFELEPIPGNMPGLDEQISGCRFHPRCPFATDKCRAEVPPEITVSEGHFASCWYAEKKGVELDEHSRDLAAKT from the coding sequence ATGACACACGCATTGCTTGAAGTGAAAAATTTGGTGACATCGTTCCGCACTTCCGGAGGGACCGTGCAAGCCGTCAAAGACGTTTCATTTCATGTCCATAAAGGAGAAACGCTGTGCATCGTCGGGGAATCCGGATGCGGAAAAAGCATCACTTCGTTATCCGTCATGCGCTTGCTTCCTTCTAATGGGGAAATCGAAAGCGGCGAAATCCTGTTGGACAACGAACCGCTTCAACAGCTGTCGGCAGACCAAATGCGCAAACTTCGCGGCAACCGGATGTCGATGATTTTCCAGGAACCGATGACGGCGCTGAATCCGGTATTGACGATCGGCTATCAATTGCGCGAGCCGTTGATGCTGCATAAAGGCATTTCGAAAAAAGATGCATCTCAGCAAGGCATCGAATTATTGAGGCAAGTGGGCATCCCGAATCCCGAAAAACGGCTCAACCAATACCCACATGAACTGAGCGGCGGCATGCGCCAGCGCGTCATGATCGCGATGTCGCTCGCCTGCAACCCAAGCCTGTTGATTGCGGATGAACCGACGACGGCGCTCGATGTCACGATCCAGGCGCAGATTTTGGATTTGATCAATGACTTGAAAAAGGATTTTGATATGGGCGTCATGATGATCACCCATGACATGGGCGTTGTCGCTGAAGTCGCCGATCGCGTCATGGTCATGTACGCAGGAAAGAAAATCGAAGAAGGGCCGGTCGAAGAGATTTTCGAGAATCCGCAGCACCCGTATACACGCGGACTATTGAATTCGGTGCCAAACGTGGACGACCCGGATTTCGAACTCGAGCCGATCCCTGGCAATATGCCAGGATTGGATGAACAGATTTCAGGATGCCGCTTCCATCCGCGCTGTCCGTTCGCGACGGATAAGTGCAGAGCGGAAGTGCCTCCGGAAATCACGGTGTCAGAGGGCCACTTTGCCAGTTGCTGGTATGCCGAGAAAAAGGGGGTGGAACTAGATGAACACAGCAGAGACCTTGCCGCCAAAACCTGA
- a CDS encoding glutathione ABC transporter substrate-binding protein: MKKYWLVLLAFFGILVLSACSESTIPEGAEGTGGDSSGGSSDVDQEIIYASTTDAVGLSPIMTNDSVSSSVTEQVYEKLFVRNPETMEIEPMLAESYETPDDLTWVITLKEGIEFQDGTPFNAEAVKYTFDKLRDPETAAPRASLLEPIDEITVVDENTVEIKTKYPYGPLLAALSHSNAAIVSPTADQAQDLMQEPVGTGPFKFTSWSIGDQVVLEKNEDYWNGAPELDRVVFKVVPETSTAISMLQTGEVNFLDALPTEQISRIESIDNVEVTKQDGTPVYYLTFNHSRERNQDPDFRKAVASAIDRDAFVDNLNDLGVRSDSILGPQVFGYDESADDAGTDYDPELAKQLVEENGYGDEPIKLLSANRDNFILMAEIVQSQLTEAGFNVEIETMEWATFLDTARSGDYDLTFLSWSNVTGDGSEMLYPNFHSDNIGASNRAQYNNPEFDELVEASRTSVDQDERREILNEANQLMLAEDAAIVMYHGVVTSATDESIQGLEMDPNGQWSLYNVTRE, translated from the coding sequence ATGAAAAAATACTGGCTCGTACTACTGGCGTTCTTCGGCATCCTGGTGTTAAGCGCTTGTTCAGAAAGCACCATCCCGGAAGGCGCAGAAGGAACAGGCGGCGATTCATCAGGCGGATCAAGTGATGTCGACCAGGAAATCATCTATGCGTCCACGACTGATGCGGTAGGGCTTTCGCCAATTATGACCAATGACTCGGTGTCTTCAAGTGTCACAGAACAAGTATATGAAAAACTATTCGTCAGAAATCCCGAAACGATGGAAATCGAGCCGATGCTCGCAGAATCCTACGAAACACCGGACGATCTAACATGGGTTATTACCTTGAAAGAAGGCATTGAGTTCCAAGACGGCACGCCGTTCAACGCAGAAGCCGTAAAGTACACATTCGATAAGCTGCGCGACCCGGAAACGGCTGCGCCGCGTGCTTCCTTGTTGGAGCCAATTGATGAAATTACCGTAGTGGATGAAAATACTGTGGAAATCAAAACAAAATATCCGTACGGCCCGCTATTGGCTGCTTTGTCCCACTCGAATGCGGCAATCGTCAGCCCAACTGCTGACCAAGCACAAGATTTGATGCAAGAACCAGTCGGCACAGGCCCATTCAAATTCACGAGCTGGTCGATTGGCGACCAAGTCGTTCTTGAGAAAAACGAAGACTACTGGAACGGTGCACCGGAATTGGACCGCGTCGTCTTCAAAGTAGTCCCTGAAACGTCAACGGCGATCTCCATGCTGCAGACAGGCGAAGTCAATTTCCTCGATGCATTGCCAACAGAACAGATTTCACGTATTGAATCGATCGACAATGTAGAAGTGACGAAACAAGACGGGACACCGGTTTATTATTTGACGTTCAACCATTCAAGAGAGCGCAACCAAGACCCGGACTTCCGTAAAGCCGTCGCGAGTGCCATCGATCGTGATGCATTCGTTGACAACTTGAACGATTTGGGTGTCAGAAGCGACAGCATCCTCGGGCCGCAAGTATTCGGCTACGATGAATCAGCGGACGATGCAGGAACAGATTACGACCCTGAACTGGCGAAGCAATTGGTGGAAGAAAACGGATATGGCGACGAGCCGATCAAATTGTTGTCCGCCAACCGCGACAACTTCATCTTGATGGCGGAAATCGTCCAGTCCCAATTGACGGAAGCTGGATTCAACGTTGAAATCGAAACGATGGAATGGGCAACTTTCCTGGATACAGCACGCAGCGGCGACTACGACCTGACCTTCCTGAGCTGGTCGAATGTCACGGGTGATGGTTCTGAAATGCTCTATCCGAACTTCCATTCAGATAATATCGGCGCTTCCAACCGTGCTCAATACAACAATCCGGAATTCGACGAATTGGTCGAAGCATCCCGCACAAGCGTCGATCAAGATGAACGCCGTGAAATTTTAAACGAAGCGAACCAATTGATGCTCGCTGAAGATGCGGCCATCGTCATGTATCACGGCGTGGTCACATCGGCTACGGATGAATCCATCCAAGGCTTGGAAATGGACCCGAACGGACAATGGAGCTTGTATAACGTAACGAGAGAGTAG
- a CDS encoding ABC transporter permease has protein sequence MANVESVKTKEKKREKYIVTTMRRLFKNKLAIVGLIIVILQIILAVFAPFMTAYDPAAQNLVNRELPVFSEGHWLGTDNYGRDVWSRIVFGARISLVVGITAVSLGLIGGTILGLLAGYYRKLDAIIMRFVDLLFSFPGILLAMLIIAILGTSLVNVAIAISIWSIPTCARIVRGSVLSIKEKEYIMAMRSMGASDLRIMIRHILPNASAPIIVFATMRMATAILSTAALSYLGLGAQPPTPEWGAMISQGQDFMWSAPHLTIVPGIAIMLTVFAFNVLGDGLRDALDPNMDLQE, from the coding sequence ATGGCAAATGTCGAGTCAGTAAAAACAAAAGAGAAAAAGCGCGAAAAATACATTGTCACCACCATGAGGCGCTTGTTCAAGAATAAATTGGCGATTGTCGGTTTGATCATCGTCATCTTGCAAATCATCTTAGCGGTGTTTGCGCCATTCATGACCGCCTATGACCCGGCCGCCCAAAACTTGGTGAACCGCGAACTGCCGGTGTTCAGTGAAGGGCATTGGCTCGGGACCGATAATTACGGACGCGACGTGTGGAGCCGGATTGTCTTCGGCGCCCGGATCTCGCTTGTGGTCGGCATCACCGCCGTCTCGCTCGGATTGATCGGCGGAACGATCCTCGGACTCTTAGCTGGCTATTACCGCAAGCTGGATGCGATCATCATGCGATTCGTCGATTTGCTGTTTTCCTTCCCGGGAATCTTACTGGCGATGCTGATCATTGCGATCCTTGGCACAAGCCTTGTGAATGTCGCGATTGCCATCAGCATCTGGTCGATCCCGACTTGTGCACGCATCGTCCGCGGCTCGGTTCTTTCCATTAAAGAGAAAGAATACATCATGGCGATGCGCTCGATGGGGGCATCGGATCTGCGTATCATGATCCGCCACATTTTGCCGAACGCTTCGGCACCCATCATCGTGTTTGCGACGATGCGCATGGCTACAGCCATTCTTTCCACGGCAGCACTTAGTTATTTAGGACTTGGCGCACAGCCTCCAACACCGGAATGGGGCGCCATGATTTCGCAGGGGCAGGATTTTATGTGGTCAGCGCCTCATTTGACCATCGTGCCCGGCATTGCGATCATGCTGACAGTTTTTGCTTTTAATGTACTCGGTGACGGATTACGCGATGCACTCGATCCGAACATGGATCTACAAGAATAA
- the nikB gene encoding nickel ABC transporter permease has product MVSLIIQRTLQLVFLLFGISFLVFSSMHIAPGNPAAVIGGPTATASDIEAIEENLGLNDPFLTQYFRYVGNAVQGDFGYSYQTTQPVADAIMVRFPNTLKLAVASMIVAVIIGIITGLISALRQNSWLDVSATTFALAGISIPNFWLGALLILVFAVNLQWLPVGGMSSPWYTLDGIKELILPAITLGTGSAAMIARMARSSMLEVIRADYVRTARAKGVKEKNVIWIHTLKNAMIPIITIIGLNFGFLLGGTIITEKVFAINGVGRLMIDAIAARDFPMVQGSVLLVATLFVLVNLLVDIIYTYIDPRIKYD; this is encoded by the coding sequence TTGGTTTCACTAATTATTCAGCGAACATTGCAATTGGTGTTTTTATTGTTCGGCATATCGTTTCTTGTCTTTTCGTCCATGCATATAGCGCCCGGGAATCCGGCTGCTGTCATTGGCGGACCGACAGCCACTGCTTCTGATATTGAGGCGATCGAAGAAAATCTCGGATTGAACGACCCGTTTCTGACGCAGTACTTTCGTTATGTAGGGAATGCCGTCCAAGGCGATTTCGGTTATTCGTATCAGACGACGCAGCCCGTAGCAGACGCGATCATGGTGCGCTTTCCCAATACATTGAAATTGGCTGTCGCCAGCATGATCGTCGCCGTGATTATCGGAATCATCACGGGCCTTATCTCGGCCTTGAGGCAAAATTCCTGGCTGGACGTTTCAGCGACCACGTTCGCACTGGCGGGCATCTCCATCCCGAACTTCTGGCTCGGGGCGTTATTGATCCTTGTGTTTGCGGTCAATCTCCAATGGCTGCCGGTAGGAGGCATGTCGAGCCCTTGGTACACACTCGATGGCATCAAGGAATTAATCCTGCCAGCGATTACTTTAGGGACAGGGTCGGCTGCGATGATTGCGCGCATGGCGAGATCTTCAATGCTTGAAGTCATCCGCGCCGATTACGTCAGAACAGCACGTGCCAAAGGCGTGAAAGAAAAGAACGTCATTTGGATCCACACATTGAAAAACGCCATGATCCCGATCATCACCATCATCGGATTGAACTTCGGCTTCTTGCTCGGCGGAACGATCATCACCGAAAAAGTATTCGCCATCAACGGCGTCGGGCGGCTGATGATCGATGCCATTGCAGCCCGCGACTTCCCGATGGTACAAGGCTCGGTTCTGTTGGTCGCGACTTTGTTCGTACTCGTCAATTTGCTGGTCGACATCATCTACACCTATATCGACCCGAGAATTAAATATGACTAA
- a CDS encoding Lrp/AsnC family transcriptional regulator has protein sequence MKLDNTDKKILELLTVNGRTSYVDIGKELNLSRVAVRERVQNLIEEGVIEKFTVVINSEKVGKKVSGFFEVDCEPGSLVEVAQALADNPQVASCYQMTGPSTLHMHVLVDDFIDLEKFINEELYALEGITRVESHILLRRFKSRNGLKL, from the coding sequence ATGAAGTTGGATAATACCGATAAAAAAATTCTAGAGTTGTTGACGGTGAATGGCCGCACTTCATATGTGGATATCGGGAAAGAATTGAATCTGTCGCGTGTCGCCGTCCGGGAGCGGGTTCAAAACCTGATCGAGGAAGGCGTCATCGAGAAGTTTACCGTCGTCATCAACAGCGAAAAGGTAGGCAAGAAAGTTTCCGGGTTCTTTGAAGTGGATTGCGAGCCGGGATCACTCGTCGAAGTGGCGCAAGCCTTGGCAGACAACCCGCAAGTCGCCAGTTGCTATCAGATGACAGGACCTTCCACCTTGCACATGCACGTTTTGGTGGACGATTTTATCGATCTGGAAAAGTTCATCAACGAAGAATTGTATGCACTCGAAGGCATCACCCGAGTCGAAAGCCATATTCTGCTGCGAAGATTCAAAAGCAGAAACGGGCTTAAACTGTAA
- a CDS encoding GNAT family N-acetyltransferase → MNISYHKFIAEPPKHITEEIITLHREIFDGPGYWLEKLNSQEHVLIYVALVDNQVAGYKIGYGLDDRIFYSWLGGVHPDFRKLGIASELMSRQHADLKNLGYEIVRTKTMNKWRGMLLLNIQTEFDVLKTEVDQRGQLKIVLEKKLLS, encoded by the coding sequence ATGAACATCAGCTATCACAAATTCATTGCCGAACCGCCCAAGCATATAACGGAAGAGATCATCACACTGCACCGGGAGATTTTTGACGGGCCAGGCTATTGGCTGGAGAAACTCAATAGCCAGGAACATGTGTTGATCTATGTGGCTTTAGTAGACAATCAAGTCGCGGGCTATAAGATTGGCTACGGGCTGGACGATCGAATTTTCTATAGTTGGCTCGGGGGCGTGCATCCAGACTTCCGGAAACTTGGAATCGCCTCTGAACTGATGAGCAGGCAGCACGCAGACCTAAAGAATTTGGGCTACGAAATCGTACGCACCAAGACGATGAACAAGTGGCGCGGCATGCTGCTGCTGAACATTCAGACAGAGTTTGACGTCTTAAAGACGGAAGTCGATCAGCGCGGACAGTTGAAAATCGTGTTGGAGAAAAAGCTGCTTTCTTGA
- a CDS encoding DUF4181 domain-containing protein produces the protein MWLEIGLVILGIVVLVTIVNFVLRKLLQIEKEKKDFFSYDYINEQHRKIEQWVRWGWMLASLIAFSLVLYQEFPVIFYLFLFIAWMTTDAFVRAYFQWKHSDQPKQAILTLSEMAIWISAVTLVIYFDVFNFLT, from the coding sequence ATGTGGCTGGAAATCGGATTGGTTATTCTAGGGATTGTTGTACTCGTCACCATAGTAAATTTCGTTCTGAGGAAACTATTGCAGATCGAAAAAGAAAAGAAAGATTTCTTTTCTTATGATTACATTAACGAGCAGCATCGTAAGATCGAGCAATGGGTGAGGTGGGGGTGGATGTTGGCAAGCTTAATCGCCTTTTCGTTGGTGCTCTACCAAGAGTTTCCAGTAATATTCTACCTTTTCTTATTCATTGCTTGGATGACAACAGATGCCTTCGTCAGAGCCTATTTCCAGTGGAAGCATTCCGACCAGCCGAAACAGGCGATTTTGACACTCAGCGAGATGGCGATTTGGATATCGGCAGTCACCTTAGTAATCTATTTCGACGTCTTTAACTTTTTAACTTAA
- a CDS encoding metallophosphoesterase family protein, with product MSTTIAVIADVHGNSRALLSALAEIDQHPEVEHIYCIGDMVGIGYETNEVLRILFSRKDISFVSGNHEEELIAILEGEGGESQGGEKLHHEWLAKRFDQRLLPKLKAIPKEIVAEHEGHKILFTHYHMDAEQRFLPIDAEPTVEKLDQLYEESPFDLVCFGHPHPVHHFSSAQRTYLNPGSLGCYDKPSARYTLVELTGKEINVALKQASYDNQDFLLGYEQLNVPEKEFILNVFHGNQTLNK from the coding sequence ATGAGTACAACAATCGCAGTGATTGCGGATGTCCACGGAAATAGCCGAGCTCTACTTTCAGCATTGGCAGAAATCGATCAACATCCTGAAGTGGAGCACATCTACTGTATAGGAGATATGGTCGGAATAGGGTATGAGACCAACGAAGTGCTGCGAATTTTGTTTTCCAGAAAAGACATTTCGTTTGTTAGCGGGAACCACGAAGAAGAATTGATTGCGATTTTGGAGGGGGAAGGTGGGGAAAGCCAAGGCGGCGAAAAACTTCATCACGAATGGTTGGCAAAACGATTCGATCAACGCCTGCTGCCTAAATTGAAAGCCATTCCGAAAGAAATAGTGGCAGAGCATGAAGGACACAAGATATTGTTTACTCATTATCATATGGACGCCGAGCAGCGATTTCTTCCGATTGATGCTGAGCCGACGGTTGAAAAGCTGGACCAGCTTTATGAAGAATCGCCGTTCGATTTGGTTTGTTTCGGCCATCCTCATCCAGTGCATCATTTTTCTTCTGCACAACGAACTTACTTGAATCCGGGGTCGCTTGGTTGTTATGACAAGCCGTCTGCTAGATATACCCTCGTTGAGTTAACAGGCAAAGAGATCAATGTCGCATTAAAGCAAGCTTCTTACGATAATCAAGATTTCCTCTTGGGATATGAACAATTGAACGTTCCAGAAAAAGAGTTCATTTTAAATGTTTTTCATGGCAATCAAACGCTAAACAAATAA